A DNA window from Fusobacteriaceae bacterium contains the following coding sequences:
- a CDS encoding BatD family protein — translation MKIKKILWIILFLLGATAALGEIRLESDTLNPVLNETFRIAVTFVNEEKEDYTIAGLDKNFRIVSRGSNSNFTIINGRQQSQVADIYELLPLKEGEVKLKAAGKKAASNELTLKVGKGRAAVAAGEEIEFLTNLKQDETFYFGEKIPYVEKLLFSRQLMGLNVVADSDFGELSSKNVPAVQAGGGPRTKQIRTLKGTMAAEATIYQWILEANSSGDKKMHSSSLSVETEENMRIRRNIFPEKDITLHILPLPQGKPADFQNVVGTPEINWSWNRDSVSYGDSLVLTVKISGAVNLDGLEEIAANSLPATEFNVFESVKSADETIENEGYYAEKTFEIAVIPRNTGEVTIPDMRISYFSPKSKKYEYLEIPAKKVSVTPGSGQVQPSAPTQRVAPPQGASPAVTTTPATNGPVELAASEKITVSTLPPEGESGRFSHPYGKIFLFVCIPETFVLLYLVMKRKKKAGRGSGPSLQALKSAGDDEGFYEEYCRLLRERYGYTPKAHLGERLAKSGASDALVELDREIADCRVQGKALERKKIIRRLKKEFN, via the coding sequence GTGAAGATCAAAAAAATTCTATGGATAATACTGTTTCTCCTGGGCGCGACGGCGGCCCTGGGCGAGATCCGGCTCGAAAGCGATACGCTGAATCCCGTCCTCAACGAAACCTTCCGGATTGCCGTGACCTTTGTGAACGAAGAGAAAGAGGACTACACGATAGCCGGTCTCGACAAAAACTTCCGGATCGTTTCCCGGGGTTCCAACTCCAATTTCACCATTATCAACGGCCGGCAGCAGAGCCAGGTGGCCGATATTTATGAGCTCCTGCCGCTGAAAGAGGGGGAAGTGAAGCTCAAAGCGGCCGGGAAAAAGGCCGCGTCCAACGAGCTGACGCTCAAGGTCGGCAAAGGGCGGGCCGCCGTTGCCGCAGGCGAGGAAATCGAATTTTTGACGAATCTCAAACAGGATGAGACCTTCTATTTCGGCGAAAAGATCCCCTATGTGGAAAAACTCCTGTTTTCGAGGCAACTCATGGGCCTGAACGTCGTGGCCGATTCTGATTTCGGAGAGCTTTCCTCGAAAAATGTCCCCGCCGTCCAGGCCGGCGGCGGTCCCCGGACAAAGCAGATCCGGACGCTGAAGGGGACCATGGCCGCAGAGGCGACGATCTATCAGTGGATTCTCGAGGCCAATTCCTCGGGGGACAAAAAAATGCACTCCAGTTCCCTGTCCGTGGAAACGGAGGAAAACATGCGGATCCGCAGAAACATTTTCCCCGAAAAAGACATTACGCTCCATATTCTGCCGCTGCCCCAGGGGAAACCGGCGGACTTTCAGAACGTCGTGGGGACCCCTGAAATCAACTGGAGCTGGAATCGGGACAGCGTTTCCTACGGCGATTCCCTTGTGCTTACGGTAAAAATCTCGGGGGCGGTCAATCTGGACGGCCTTGAGGAAATCGCGGCAAATTCGCTGCCCGCGACGGAATTCAACGTGTTCGAGAGCGTGAAATCCGCCGATGAGACCATAGAAAACGAAGGTTATTACGCCGAAAAGACCTTTGAAATCGCCGTAATCCCGAGAAATACCGGGGAAGTGACGATCCCGGACATGCGGATTTCCTATTTCAGCCCCAAAAGCAAGAAATATGAATATTTGGAGATTCCGGCGAAGAAAGTCTCGGTGACGCCCGGAAGCGGGCAAGTACAGCCTTCCGCGCCAACACAGCGCGTCGCGCCGCCTCAAGGGGCTTCGCCCGCGGTCACGACGACCCCGGCGACAAACGGACCGGTTGAGCTTGCCGCGAGCGAAAAAATCACGGTTTCGACGCTTCCGCCCGAGGGAGAATCGGGCCGCTTTTCGCATCCCTACGGAAAAATATTTTTATTTGTTTGTATCCCGGAGACTTTTGTGCTATTATATTTAGTAATGAAAAGGAAAAAGAAGGCCGGAAGGGGATCGGGACCTTCGTTGCAGGCGCTCAAAAGCGCGGGGGACGACGAAGGCTTCTATGAGGAATACTGCCGGCTTCTGCGGGAGCGTTACGGCTATACGCCCAAGGCCCATTTGGGGGAGCGGCTCGCCAAAAGCGGCGCGTCCGACGCCCTTGTGGAGCTTGACCGGGAGATCGCCGATTGCCGGGTTCAGGGGAAGGCTCTGGAGCGGAAGAAAATCATCCGGCGTTTGAAAAAAGAATTCAATTGA
- a CDS encoding VWA domain-containing protein yields MEFGNMRYAPFLLIPLLILAIMLAGFGKKRRLLRQLTITGTPGLELLRIVLMTAGAFALVLALLSPQRLLDEEKQDVKGADIYALIDVSRSMMTEDVYPNRLEGAKRLLTVLLKNLKGDRIGFIPFSDSAYIQMPLTDDYAIGKNYIDAIDGNLISGGGTELYQGLQIADNSFTETGSDNKTVLILSDGGDFDEKTLRFAKERGIRIYAAGIGTAQGGVVPDYEGGKKQGFIKDETGSAVVSRLNTSFLRQLAEENGGAYYEVNNLQDDFPRFFTDIRSLDRSAVREERVRRYEKYFQVPLLLGLLLITAAFFLRGRTKDET; encoded by the coding sequence ATGGAATTTGGAAATATGCGATACGCGCCGTTTTTGCTGATTCCCCTGCTGATCCTGGCCATTATGCTGGCCGGATTCGGGAAAAAGCGAAGACTGCTGCGGCAATTGACGATAACGGGAACGCCGGGGCTGGAGCTCCTGCGGATCGTCCTGATGACGGCGGGGGCCTTCGCCCTCGTCCTTGCGCTGCTCTCCCCGCAACGTTTGCTCGACGAGGAAAAGCAGGACGTGAAGGGCGCCGATATTTACGCGCTGATCGACGTGTCCCGCTCCATGATGACCGAAGACGTCTATCCCAATCGATTGGAGGGAGCAAAGCGCCTGCTGACGGTATTGCTGAAAAACCTCAAGGGAGACCGGATAGGCTTTATCCCCTTCTCGGACAGCGCCTACATCCAGATGCCGCTGACTGACGATTATGCCATCGGAAAAAATTACATCGACGCCATCGACGGCAACCTGATTTCGGGGGGCGGCACCGAGCTCTATCAGGGGCTGCAAATCGCGGACAACTCCTTTACGGAGACCGGCAGCGACAACAAGACCGTGTTAATTCTCTCCGACGGCGGGGATTTCGACGAAAAGACGCTGCGCTTCGCGAAGGAGCGCGGAATAAGAATTTACGCGGCCGGCATCGGAACGGCCCAGGGCGGCGTTGTCCCCGATTATGAGGGAGGCAAAAAACAGGGCTTTATCAAGGACGAGACGGGCTCCGCCGTGGTGAGTCGGCTCAACACCTCGTTTTTAAGGCAACTGGCCGAGGAAAACGGCGGCGCCTACTACGAGGTCAACAATCTGCAAGACGATTTTCCACGCTTTTTCACGGATATTCGAAGCCTCGACCGGAGCGCCGTCCGGGAGGAGCGCGTCAGACGCTATGAGAAGTATTTTCAGGTTCCGCTGCTGCTGGGGCTGCTTTTGATTACCGCGGCCTTTTTCCTGCGGGGGAGGACGAAAGATGAGACGTAA